One genomic segment of [Phormidium] sp. ETS-05 includes these proteins:
- a CDS encoding sodium-dependent bicarbonate transport family permease — protein MDFLSLFLMDFVKQLQSPTLGFLIGGMIIAALGSELVIPESICTIIVFMLLTKIGLTGGIAIRNSNLMEMILPVIFAVVVGILVVFIARYTLGKLPNVKTVDAIATGGLFGAVSGSTMAAALTLLEEEKIPFEAWSAALYPFMDIPALVTAIVVANLYLNNQKRKELARSVMEESLTKQPVAAGDYPSTRREYLSQQKDPDDNRVKIWPIIEESLRGPALSAMLLGLALGLFTQPESVYKSFYDPLFRGLLSILMLVMGMEAWSRVGELRKVAQWYVVYSVIAPIVHGLIAFGLGMIAHYATGFSMGGVVVMAVIAASSSDISGPPTLRAGIPSANPSAYIGASTAVGTPIAIGLCIPLFIGLAQAIGGLQP, from the coding sequence GTGGATTTTTTGTCGCTTTTTCTCATGGACTTCGTTAAGCAGTTGCAGTCCCCAACCCTGGGCTTTCTGATTGGCGGGATGATCATTGCCGCCCTTGGTAGCGAATTGGTAATTCCCGAGTCGATTTGTACGATCATCGTCTTCATGCTGCTCACCAAAATCGGTCTGACTGGTGGAATTGCGATCCGCAATTCCAATCTGATGGAGATGATTTTACCCGTAATCTTTGCTGTCGTAGTAGGGATTCTGGTTGTATTCATCGCTCGCTATACCTTGGGTAAACTCCCGAATGTCAAAACCGTGGATGCGATCGCGACTGGGGGTTTGTTTGGTGCCGTGAGTGGCTCTACTATGGCCGCTGCCCTGACATTATTGGAAGAAGAAAAAATCCCATTTGAGGCATGGTCTGCCGCACTCTATCCCTTCATGGATATCCCGGCGCTCGTAACTGCAATTGTTGTGGCCAATCTTTACCTCAACAATCAGAAGCGTAAAGAATTAGCCCGCTCTGTTATGGAGGAGTCTTTGACCAAGCAACCCGTTGCCGCCGGCGATTATCCCAGCACTCGGCGGGAGTATCTCAGCCAGCAGAAGGATCCTGATGATAACCGAGTCAAGATCTGGCCGATTATCGAGGAAAGCCTCCGGGGTCCTGCCTTATCGGCAATGTTGCTCGGCCTCGCCCTTGGCCTGTTCACCCAACCAGAAAGTGTGTATAAAAGCTTCTACGATCCCCTCTTTCGCGGCTTGCTCTCGATCTTGATGCTGGTCATGGGGATGGAGGCTTGGTCTCGAGTTGGCGAACTGCGTAAGGTGGCTCAGTGGTATGTTGTGTATAGTGTAATCGCACCGATCGTGCATGGGCTGATCGCCTTCGGTCTCGGCATGATTGCCCACTACGCCACGGGATTCAGCATGGGCGGTGTCGTGGTCATGGCCGTGATCGCCGCCTCCAGTTCAGATATCTCAGGTCCGCCCACATTGCGAGCCGGTATCCCTTCAGCCAATCCATCGGCTTATATAGGTGCGTCCACCGCCGTCGGTACGCCAATTGCGATCGGCTTGTGTATCCCGCTCTTTATCGGGCTTGCCCAAGCGATCGGCGGACTCCAACCCTAG
- a CDS encoding P-II family nitrogen regulator encodes MAKPANKLVIVTEKVLLKKIAKIIEECGAKGYTVMETGGKGSRNVRSSGQPHVSETDSNVKFEILTENREMAEDIADKVALKYFNDYAGIAYICSAEVLYGHSFCGPEGC; translated from the coding sequence ATGGCCAAGCCAGCCAACAAGCTCGTCATCGTCACGGAAAAAGTTCTGCTGAAAAAGATCGCCAAAATCATCGAAGAATGCGGGGCGAAAGGTTATACGGTGATGGAGACTGGCGGTAAAGGCAGTCGTAACGTGCGCTCGTCGGGACAACCCCATGTTTCCGAAACCGATTCCAATGTCAAGTTCGAGATCCTCACCGAAAATCGGGAGATGGCGGAGGATATTGCGGATAAGGTCGCGTTGAAGTATTTCAACGATTATGCAGGCATTGCCTATATCTGTAGCGCGGAGGTACTGTACGGACACAGTTTCTGTGGGCCAGAAGGCTGTTGA
- a CDS encoding SulP family inorganic anion transporter, with protein sequence MSITNKIRFNNLQGDIFGGVTAAIVSLPLALAFGVASGVGPLGGLYGAVCVGFFAALFGGTPTLISEPTGPMTVVMTGIVASFVAKDPDNGLAMAFTVVMLAGLFQIVFGFFKLGKYITLMPYSVISGFMSGIGVILIILQIAPFLGQAAPKGGVLGTVTSIPQLIANINPPEAILGTVTIAIIFLMPKQAKKIVPPQLVALIVGTVISVTVFKDANIRTIATLGEIPVGLPPLQLPTFNAEQLRVMFVDAVMLGMLGCIDTLLTAVVADSLTRTEHNSNKELIGQGIGNIVSGLCGGLPGAGATMGTVVNIQTGATSAVSGLTRALVLLVVVLGAAKLTEPIPMAVLAGIALKVGIDILDWSFLKRSHKVSVKGSVIMYGVLLLTVFVDLIVAVGVGVFIANILTIERLSEMQSSEVKLVSDLDDDQPVTSAQKELLDRAHGRVLLFCLSGPMIFGVSKAIAREHNAMKEADVLVVDLSEVPSMGVTASLAIENVIRDALDKGLQVYLVGASEKIQNRLRKLGLFELIQPEHVMPDRTTALEQAVDYVYRKGAIADQVPAPLV encoded by the coding sequence ATGTCCATCACCAATAAAATTCGTTTCAATAACCTGCAGGGGGACATATTTGGCGGAGTCACCGCCGCGATCGTCTCCCTACCCCTCGCCCTCGCCTTCGGGGTAGCCTCTGGTGTTGGCCCCCTCGGTGGACTATATGGCGCCGTATGTGTGGGCTTCTTTGCCGCCTTATTCGGTGGCACCCCAACCCTGATTTCCGAACCCACCGGACCGATGACGGTGGTGATGACAGGAATCGTCGCCTCCTTCGTAGCCAAAGATCCAGATAATGGACTGGCGATGGCTTTTACAGTCGTTATGTTGGCGGGATTGTTCCAAATCGTCTTTGGCTTCTTCAAGCTAGGGAAATATATCACCCTGATGCCCTACAGCGTCATCTCTGGCTTTATGTCTGGGATTGGCGTCATTCTGATTATTCTGCAAATTGCTCCCTTTCTGGGGCAGGCGGCCCCCAAGGGTGGTGTGTTGGGCACGGTGACATCAATTCCCCAATTGATTGCTAATATCAATCCTCCCGAAGCGATTCTGGGGACTGTTACCATAGCGATTATTTTCCTGATGCCCAAGCAGGCGAAAAAAATCGTGCCACCACAGTTAGTCGCCCTGATTGTGGGTACGGTGATTTCTGTGACTGTGTTTAAAGATGCCAATATTAGAACGATTGCCACCCTGGGCGAAATTCCCGTGGGACTGCCCCCGCTACAACTGCCCACTTTTAACGCCGAGCAACTGAGGGTGATGTTTGTGGATGCGGTGATGCTGGGGATGTTGGGCTGTATTGATACCCTACTGACAGCAGTGGTGGCGGATAGCTTGACTCGGACCGAGCATAATTCCAACAAAGAGTTGATTGGTCAGGGAATTGGTAATATCGTATCTGGACTCTGCGGTGGCTTGCCGGGAGCGGGTGCCACGATGGGAACCGTGGTGAATATCCAGACCGGAGCCACATCGGCAGTGTCGGGTTTAACTCGTGCCCTAGTGTTGTTAGTAGTGGTATTAGGGGCGGCGAAGCTCACCGAACCGATTCCGATGGCGGTGTTGGCGGGGATTGCCCTGAAAGTGGGGATTGATATTCTCGATTGGAGTTTCTTAAAGCGTTCTCACAAAGTTTCCGTCAAGGGTTCCGTGATTATGTACGGGGTACTCCTGCTGACGGTATTTGTGGATTTGATCGTGGCTGTGGGTGTAGGCGTATTTATTGCCAACATTCTCACGATCGAGCGCTTGAGTGAAATGCAGTCCTCGGAGGTGAAACTGGTTTCCGATTTAGATGATGATCAGCCCGTCACCAGTGCGCAAAAAGAGCTTTTAGACCGGGCGCACGGGCGAGTTTTACTCTTCTGCTTGAGTGGGCCAATGATTTTTGGCGTGTCCAAGGCGATCGCCCGGGAACACAATGCCATGAAAGAAGCTGATGTCCTGGTGGTGGATCTGTCTGAGGTTCCCTCAATGGGGGTAACTGCTTCTCTGGCGATCGAAAACGTGATTCGCGATGCCCTGGACAAGGGTTTACAAGTCTATCTCGTCGGAGCCAGTGAAAAAATTCAGAACCGCTTACGTAAGCTGGGATTGTTTGAGCTGATTCAACCCGAACATGTGATGCCCGATCGCACCACTGCCTTGGAGCAAGCCGTTGACTATGTGTATCGCAAAGGGGCGATCGCCGACCAAGTACCCGCTCCCCTGGTTTGA
- a CDS encoding cation:proton antiporter yields MVLHHILPAFGTGLSSLMAPLPFLATAEAEDSPIILSGVLLTLVVIYLASKLGGEVAQRLDFPPVLGELVAGVIVGVSALHLVVFPEGGISASDSVIMTFLQSLNQLTPDAVTRIFASQSEVISVLAEIGVIILLFEIGLESDIRQLKEVGVQATVVAFVGVAAPFAAGTVGLMTIFHVAAIPAIFAGAALTATSIGITSKVLSELGQLKSKEGQIIVGAAVIDDILGIIVLAVVASLAKTGEIDVVNVIYLIVSATAFLLGSILLGGIFNSTFVSVVEHLKTRGNIVIPAFIFAFVMAFLGNAIHLEAILGAFAAGLVLDETDTRNELDELIKPIADLLVPIFFVTVGARADLGVLNPAVPENRAGLLIASFLIVVAIIGKVITGWAVFGQPGINRWAIGVGMIPRGEVGLVFAGIGTASGVLDKPLEVSIIIMVILTTFLAPPFLRVAFGQSKEAATIEAGGK; encoded by the coding sequence ATGGTTTTGCACCACATCCTACCTGCCTTTGGTACGGGGCTATCTTCCTTGATGGCGCCTCTACCATTCCTAGCTACTGCTGAAGCCGAAGACTCGCCGATTATTCTGTCGGGTGTTTTGTTGACTTTAGTAGTGATTTATCTGGCCAGTAAACTGGGTGGAGAAGTAGCCCAACGATTAGATTTCCCGCCAGTGCTGGGAGAATTGGTTGCCGGAGTAATTGTGGGAGTTTCCGCATTACATTTGGTCGTATTTCCCGAAGGAGGAATATCTGCCTCTGACTCGGTGATTATGACCTTTTTGCAAAGTTTAAATCAGCTTACTCCTGATGCTGTAACGCGGATTTTTGCGTCGCAAAGTGAAGTAATTTCGGTTTTAGCTGAAATTGGCGTAATTATTCTCCTATTTGAAATTGGTTTGGAATCCGATATCCGCCAACTTAAGGAAGTGGGAGTTCAAGCCACTGTAGTTGCCTTTGTGGGGGTGGCGGCGCCTTTCGCAGCGGGCACTGTGGGGTTAATGACCATATTTCATGTGGCCGCCATTCCCGCGATTTTTGCCGGGGCAGCTTTGACGGCTACCAGTATCGGTATTACCTCTAAAGTGCTGTCTGAGTTAGGTCAGCTCAAATCTAAAGAAGGTCAAATTATTGTTGGCGCGGCAGTAATTGACGATATCCTGGGAATTATTGTCCTGGCGGTGGTAGCCAGTTTGGCCAAAACTGGTGAAATTGATGTAGTCAATGTGATTTATTTGATTGTCAGCGCCACGGCATTTTTACTGGGTTCAATTTTGTTAGGGGGCATCTTTAACTCAACCTTTGTTTCCGTGGTGGAACACCTCAAAACTCGTGGTAACATTGTGATTCCCGCGTTCATCTTTGCTTTTGTAATGGCATTTTTGGGGAACGCGATTCACTTGGAAGCGATTTTGGGTGCGTTTGCGGCTGGTTTGGTGTTGGATGAAACCGATACCAGGAACGAGTTGGATGAGTTGATTAAGCCGATCGCGGATTTATTAGTGCCCATCTTCTTTGTCACTGTGGGTGCCCGGGCAGATTTAGGGGTTTTGAATCCAGCCGTGCCAGAAAATCGCGCCGGACTGTTGATTGCCAGCTTCTTGATTGTGGTGGCCATCATTGGTAAAGTGATTACCGGCTGGGCGGTGTTTGGGCAACCTGGTATCAATCGCTGGGCGATCGGCGTCGGGATGATTCCCCGAGGTGAAGTCGGACTGGTATTTGCTGGAATTGGCACAGCCAGCGGCGTGTTAGATAAACCCTTGGAAGTTTCGATTATCATCATGGTGATTCTCACCACCTTTCTGGCGCCACCTTTTCTCCGGGTTGCCTTTGGGCAATCTAAAGAAGCTGCGACTATAGAAGCTGGGGGTAAGTAA
- the mtnA gene encoding S-methyl-5-thioribose-1-phosphate isomerase — protein sequence MINPVIWQEDRVLLIDQTKLPNAYEVVEIRSSEDMAVAIKTMMVRGAPAIGVAAAYGMYLGAREITTENREEFIAQLVRVAQMLEATRPTAVNLFWATRRMLRTARTTIEPVAEIKTALLSTAEKIYQQDLQTCQAIGANGLAVLPQTRTKLRLHTHCNAGSLATAGYGTALGVIRSAWKADRLERVYADETRPRLQGAKLTAWECAQEGIPVTVITDNMAAHCMQQGMIDAVIVGADRIAANGDTANKIGTYSLALVAKAHNIPFFVAAPLSTIDFDLSTGSEIPIEQRDKAEIYRIGDTIVTPTSGVEFYNPAFDVTPAQLITKIITEHGAFPPGELGKLL from the coding sequence ATGATAAATCCTGTAATTTGGCAAGAAGACCGAGTATTATTGATTGACCAAACCAAGCTGCCTAACGCATATGAGGTGGTGGAAATTCGCAGCAGTGAGGATATGGCAGTGGCAATTAAAACTATGATGGTACGGGGAGCGCCTGCAATTGGGGTGGCGGCGGCTTATGGGATGTATTTGGGGGCGAGGGAAATTACCACAGAAAATCGGGAGGAATTTATCGCCCAGTTAGTCAGAGTTGCCCAAATGCTTGAAGCTACGCGCCCCACAGCAGTAAATTTGTTTTGGGCGACACGGCGGATGCTCCGCACGGCGAGAACAACTATTGAGCCTGTGGCGGAAATCAAAACTGCTCTCCTCTCCACCGCTGAAAAGATATATCAGCAAGACTTGCAAACTTGTCAGGCGATCGGAGCAAATGGTCTGGCAGTTTTGCCCCAAACTCGCACCAAACTACGCCTGCATACTCATTGTAACGCTGGGTCTCTGGCTACGGCTGGTTATGGTACGGCTTTGGGGGTAATACGTTCCGCCTGGAAAGCCGATCGCCTGGAGCGAGTCTATGCGGACGAAACCCGTCCCCGCCTCCAAGGAGCTAAGCTGACTGCTTGGGAATGTGCCCAAGAAGGAATTCCCGTCACTGTTATTACTGATAATATGGCGGCTCATTGCATGCAGCAAGGGATGATTGATGCGGTGATTGTGGGAGCCGATCGGATTGCTGCCAACGGCGATACTGCCAATAAAATTGGCACCTATAGTTTAGCCCTAGTAGCCAAAGCCCACAATATCCCTTTCTTCGTTGCTGCTCCTTTATCCACCATTGATTTTGACCTGAGTACCGGCAGTGAAATTCCCATAGAACAGCGGGATAAGGCCGAAATTTACCGCATTGGCGATACTATTGTTACTCCCACTTCGGGAGTTGAATTCTATAATCCCGCTTTTGATGTGACTCCCGCCCAATTAATTACCAAAATCATCACCGAACATGGTGCATTTCCCCCGGGCGAGTTGGGTAAATTGCTTTAG
- the hppD gene encoding 4-hydroxyphenylpyruvate dioxygenase, which yields MSQTKVKLLYMDIYRVHLYVENAPQWREWFVRKLGFQAISSTTNNDTHTELVQNGEVRFLISSPRTNANPVAKFLQHHPPGVAELDFAVDNLELIWERATNAGAKILQPIQEKNSIKWGKISGWGDLCHTFIQVNRISSADFGGLKNYGASEINHNFITHINSEFTGIDHVVLNVANGELEPALNWYETTLGFQRQQRFKIETEHSGLSSQVLVYPGGRAQLPINEPTSANSQIQEFLDANNGAGIQHIALSNKDIFATVRHLRNQGVPLIEVPTSYYENLRLRRGELNIYQLQQLEELQILVDWQQDNPDALLMQTFTKPIFPQPTLFLELICRSRKAKGFGEGNFRALFEAVEREQMKRNRGVC from the coding sequence ATGTCTCAGACTAAAGTTAAATTACTATATATGGACATCTACCGCGTTCACTTGTACGTAGAGAATGCACCGCAGTGGCGAGAATGGTTTGTGCGCAAGCTGGGTTTTCAGGCAATATCATCCACTACCAACAACGATACTCACACCGAACTGGTACAAAATGGCGAGGTGCGTTTCCTCATATCTTCCCCCCGCACAAATGCCAATCCTGTAGCCAAGTTTTTGCAACACCATCCTCCCGGAGTTGCCGAGCTAGATTTTGCCGTGGATAATCTGGAATTAATCTGGGAACGCGCCACTAATGCTGGGGCTAAAATATTACAGCCAATTCAGGAAAAAAATAGCATTAAGTGGGGTAAAATATCGGGTTGGGGTGACTTGTGTCATACTTTCATCCAAGTAAACCGCATCTCCTCTGCTGATTTTGGCGGGCTAAAAAATTATGGAGCATCAGAAATAAATCATAATTTTATCACTCATATAAATTCAGAATTCACAGGAATAGACCATGTGGTGTTAAATGTAGCGAATGGAGAATTAGAACCAGCTTTAAACTGGTATGAAACCACCCTCGGATTCCAGCGTCAGCAGAGATTTAAAATTGAAACCGAGCATTCGGGATTATCCAGTCAAGTGCTGGTTTATCCCGGAGGGAGAGCGCAGTTACCGATTAATGAGCCCACATCCGCTAATTCGCAAATTCAGGAATTTTTAGATGCTAATAATGGGGCGGGAATTCAGCATATAGCCTTATCTAATAAAGATATTTTCGCCACTGTCCGTCACCTGCGAAATCAGGGAGTGCCTTTGATAGAAGTGCCGACGAGTTATTATGAGAACTTGCGGCTGCGGCGGGGTGAGCTGAATATCTATCAGTTGCAGCAACTAGAAGAATTACAGATTTTAGTAGATTGGCAGCAGGATAACCCCGATGCTTTATTAATGCAAACTTTTACCAAGCCAATTTTCCCTCAACCCACGTTATTTTTAGAATTAATTTGCCGCTCTAGAAAAGCTAAGGGGTTCGGAGAAGGAAATTTTCGGGCTTTATTTGAAGCCGTGGAAAGAGAGCAAATGAAAAGAAATCGCGGTGTTTGTTAG
- a CDS encoding Eco57I restriction-modification methylase domain-containing protein, whose translation MWDEFKKLKIKYEAAQLTGKPQKRDLDKEDIAALQPFHWGYEFGEIIQQRGGFDAIITNPPWEIFKPNAKEFFLQYSDLVKRKKMDIKSFEKEKKKLLQDPEIASAWLKYLSQFPHVSAYYRSSPQYQNQISVVNGKKQGTDINLYKLFVEQCFNLLRPGENVVLLSLAAFIRI comes from the coding sequence TTGTGGGATGAGTTCAAAAAGCTAAAAATCAAGTATGAAGCCGCACAACTGACGGGAAAACCGCAAAAGCGAGATTTGGATAAAGAAGATATTGCAGCTCTGCAACCTTTTCACTGGGGTTATGAGTTTGGCGAAATTATTCAGCAGCGGGGTGGTTTTGATGCGATTATTACTAACCCACCTTGGGAAATCTTCAAGCCAAACGCTAAGGAGTTTTTTCTTCAGTATAGCGACTTGGTGAAGAGAAAGAAGATGGATATCAAGAGTTTTGAGAAAGAAAAGAAAAAACTACTGCAAGACCCGGAAATCGCCTCGGCTTGGTTGAAGTATCTCAGCCAGTTTCCCCATGTGAGTGCTTATTACCGCTCATCCCCACAATATCAGAATCAGATATCCGTTGTCAATGGCAAAAAGCAGGGAACGGACATTAATTTATATAAACTGTTTGTGGAGCAGTGTTTTAACCTGTTGCGTCCGGGGGAGAATGTGGTATTGTTATCCCTAGCGGCATTTATACGGATTTAG
- a CDS encoding histidine phosphatase family protein, whose amino-acid sequence METTNNSITTHSGASERVAPAKPLTGQVYFVRHGESSSNERNIFAGVLDVGLTAFGKLQARRAGLDIQKKGIKFDAVYVSHMRRARQTCEIALDVSQARKSPDIQPQIDHRISERSFGIFAGRNLNLLRLALGYEGFEEMLHSHNEAPPAGERISQVYHRAANFYNERVVPHLERGENVLVVCHQYVLEPLAVYLSNLPPNAYHHLKLPNGKALSSEDLINFRTQESSGFAAQRQKINDQAILWGILFNAIAFLLPRRIVPSSH is encoded by the coding sequence ATGGAAACAACAAACAACTCCATCACCACTCATTCAGGAGCATCTGAGCGGGTAGCACCAGCTAAACCTCTAACCGGGCAAGTTTACTTCGTGCGCCACGGGGAAAGCAGCAGTAACGAGCGGAACATTTTTGCCGGAGTCCTCGATGTGGGGTTGACGGCATTTGGTAAGTTGCAGGCACGCCGCGCTGGTTTGGACATTCAGAAAAAAGGTATCAAATTTGATGCTGTATATGTTTCGCATATGCGCCGTGCGCGACAAACTTGCGAAATTGCCCTCGATGTGAGTCAGGCGCGGAAATCCCCGGATATTCAGCCTCAAATTGACCACCGGATCAGTGAACGCTCATTTGGTATTTTTGCTGGTCGTAACCTGAATCTCCTGCGCCTAGCTCTGGGTTACGAAGGGTTTGAGGAAATGCTTCATTCCCACAATGAGGCACCACCGGCGGGAGAAAGGATTTCCCAAGTTTATCACCGCGCTGCCAATTTCTACAATGAGCGGGTTGTCCCCCATTTGGAGCGGGGAGAAAACGTGCTAGTGGTTTGCCATCAATATGTATTGGAGCCATTAGCGGTTTATTTGAGCAATTTGCCCCCCAATGCGTATCATCACTTGAAACTGCCCAACGGCAAAGCGCTGAGTAGTGAAGACCTGATTAATTTTCGCACCCAGGAATCGAGCGGCTTTGCTGCCCAGCGACAAAAAATCAATGACCAGGCCATCCTGTGGGGGATTTTGTTCAATGCTATTGCCTTCCTTCTTCCTAGGCGCATTGTTCCGAGTAGTCACTAA
- a CDS encoding EF-hand domain-containing protein, with product MLLPSFFLGALFRVVTNSASGVPSNLFVAVIVACLAVSTFYTYLDIDFAASSRKVSPNVTYLVYGWMGLRWLVGLFLIFSGMVYQSPGDLYKVLWVLFWMVPPALTSPVLSLLWGGNVYPAAVLSRTLSVIAPIALVGTLALVKLPINVAGLNFFYVILIAGLAIPGTLAQWWRGKSPVDSNRHSKEWKFIGVFAVVLMAAVTGFQFAPHTLIADLFVQPDPQRSLACLQQLAVALMIFVMMRLFGVLTSVLSQGKLGNNAETRDAYILLVNPNFFLWAALFSGITDVPNLAALKYAGFWGALGFFCIPVIEQILFGSAFANDILRETMRSSRMAVEDIKKLFLKLDEDGSNALDEGEIKELLGMIEDMTVGERSSEEIRSYVAGYLMNILDRDKSGTVELHELEEYVSTYGLVADLNIDPKERV from the coding sequence ATGCTATTGCCTTCCTTCTTCCTAGGCGCATTGTTCCGAGTAGTCACTAATTCGGCCAGCGGCGTTCCTTCTAATCTGTTTGTGGCGGTAATTGTGGCTTGCTTGGCAGTCTCTACCTTTTATACTTACCTGGATATTGACTTTGCCGCTAGTTCCAGGAAAGTCTCGCCAAATGTCACATATTTGGTATATGGCTGGATGGGACTGCGATGGTTAGTGGGGCTATTCTTGATATTCTCAGGGATGGTTTATCAAAGTCCCGGTGACCTGTACAAGGTTTTATGGGTGCTGTTTTGGATGGTGCCGCCCGCTCTGACTTCCCCGGTTTTATCGTTACTTTGGGGCGGTAATGTTTATCCCGCTGCGGTGTTGTCTCGGACATTATCGGTGATTGCTCCTATTGCTCTGGTGGGCACATTGGCGCTGGTTAAATTACCGATTAATGTGGCTGGGCTGAACTTTTTCTATGTGATTTTGATTGCGGGTTTGGCCATACCGGGAACTCTGGCGCAGTGGTGGCGGGGTAAATCTCCGGTTGATTCCAACCGCCATAGTAAAGAATGGAAGTTTATCGGTGTCTTTGCTGTGGTTTTGATGGCGGCGGTAACTGGTTTTCAGTTTGCGCCCCACACGTTGATTGCCGATTTATTTGTCCAGCCTGACCCGCAGCGATCGCTGGCTTGCTTGCAGCAGCTTGCTGTAGCTCTGATGATTTTTGTGATGATGCGACTGTTTGGCGTGTTAACTTCTGTGTTGTCTCAAGGCAAGCTGGGTAACAATGCGGAAACTCGCGATGCTTATATTTTGCTGGTGAATCCTAATTTCTTCTTGTGGGCGGCACTTTTCAGCGGCATCACTGATGTCCCTAATTTGGCGGCTTTGAAGTATGCTGGTTTTTGGGGGGCATTGGGTTTCTTCTGCATCCCGGTCATCGAGCAGATATTGTTTGGCAGTGCTTTTGCTAATGACATTTTGCGCGAAACCATGCGCTCTTCCCGTATGGCGGTAGAAGATATCAAAAAGCTGTTCCTTAAATTGGATGAGGATGGCAGCAATGCTTTGGATGAAGGGGAGATTAAGGAGCTACTAGGAATGATTGAAGATATGACGGTGGGGGAACGCAGCTCAGAAGAAATCCGCAGCTATGTAGCGGGCTATCTGATGAATATCCTCGATCGGGATAAGAGTGGGACGGTGGAGTTACACGAGCTGGAAGAGTATGTATCTACCTATGGTTTGGTGGCTGACTTGAATATTGACCCCAAAGAACGGGTATAG
- the mnmE gene encoding tRNA uridine-5-carboxymethylaminomethyl(34) synthesis GTPase MnmE: MSELFKQGETIVAIATAIVPQQGSIGIVRLSGGSAVAIAKTLFHAPGRQKWESHRILYGCIRHPQTQAVIDEALLLLMMAPRSYTREDVVEFHCHGGIIPVQLVLQLCIAAGARLAQPGEFTLRAFLNGRLDLTQAESIAELVGARSPAAARAAVAGLQGKLAHPIRSLRGRCIDILAEIEARIDFEEDLPPLDEGLIKSQLEEIKAEISAILATADQGELLRSGLKVAIVGRPNVGKSSLLNAWSQCDRAIVTDLPGTTRDVVESQLVVKGIPVQVLDTAGIRHTADRVETIGIERSLQAAKAADLVLLTIDASSGWTDEDQEIYQQVQDRPLLLVLNKSDLVPTLPPVPSLGGSPLPVVTTAATLNQGIEDLENAILAAVHSGDLQAANLELAINQRQAAQLIRAKTSIELVLGTIADANPLDFWTIDLRSAISSLGEITGVEVTESILDRIFSRFCIGK; the protein is encoded by the coding sequence ATGTCGGAGTTATTCAAACAGGGGGAAACTATTGTGGCGATCGCTACGGCGATCGTGCCGCAGCAGGGCAGCATTGGGATTGTTCGCCTTTCGGGAGGGTCAGCGGTGGCGATCGCCAAAACTCTGTTTCACGCTCCCGGACGCCAAAAATGGGAATCTCACCGCATCCTCTACGGCTGCATCCGCCATCCCCAAACTCAGGCAGTAATTGATGAAGCTCTTTTGCTCCTGATGATGGCACCCCGTTCTTACACGCGAGAAGATGTGGTGGAATTTCACTGCCACGGCGGCATTATCCCGGTACAGCTAGTTTTACAGCTTTGCATCGCTGCCGGAGCCCGACTAGCTCAGCCCGGGGAGTTTACCTTGCGGGCATTCTTAAATGGGCGGCTAGACTTGACTCAAGCTGAAAGCATTGCTGAGCTGGTAGGCGCCCGATCGCCCGCTGCTGCTCGTGCCGCTGTGGCGGGGTTGCAGGGCAAATTAGCTCACCCGATCCGGTCTCTGCGTGGTAGATGTATTGATATTTTAGCAGAAATTGAAGCCAGAATCGATTTTGAAGAAGATTTACCGCCTTTAGATGAGGGGTTAATTAAGTCTCAGTTAGAGGAAATAAAAGCAGAAATTTCTGCTATTTTAGCTACGGCTGACCAAGGGGAACTGCTGCGATCGGGTTTGAAAGTGGCAATTGTGGGCCGCCCCAATGTGGGCAAGTCTAGCTTACTCAATGCTTGGAGTCAGTGCGATCGGGCGATTGTGACGGACCTTCCTGGCACCACCCGAGATGTGGTGGAGTCGCAATTGGTGGTGAAAGGTATTCCGGTGCAAGTCCTAGACACCGCTGGCATCCGCCACACCGCCGATCGGGTGGAAACGATCGGGATTGAACGGTCTCTCCAAGCCGCCAAAGCCGCTGACCTGGTACTCCTCACCATCGATGCTAGCAGTGGTTGGACTGATGAAGACCAAGAAATTTATCAGCAAGTCCAAGACCGTCCCCTGCTCCTGGTTCTCAACAAAAGCGACCTGGTGCCCACCCTGCCCCCGGTCCCGTCTTTAGGCGGCTCCCCCCTCCCCGTAGTCACCACCGCCGCTACTCTCAACCAAGGTATTGAAGACCTAGAAAACGCCATTCTCGCCGCTGTTCACTCTGGCGACTTACAAGCTGCTAACTTGGAATTAGCCATTAACCAGCGTCAAGCAGCCCAGTTAATTCGCGCCAAAACTTCTATCGAGCTGGTTTTGGGGACGATCGCCGATGCCAATCCCCTAGATTTCTGGACGATCGACCTGCGATCCGCCATCAGCTCCCTCGGGGAAATCACAGGCGTTGAAGTCACCGAATCCATTCTAGATAGGATTTTCAGCCGCTTTTGCATCGGCAAATAA